From the Arvicola amphibius chromosome 2, mArvAmp1.2, whole genome shotgun sequence genome, one window contains:
- the LOC119807960 gene encoding LOW QUALITY PROTEIN: THUMP domain-containing protein 3-like (The sequence of the model RefSeq protein was modified relative to this genomic sequence to represent the inferred CDS: deleted 1 base in 1 codon; substituted 1 base at 1 genomic stop codon), with amino-acid sequence MSDIQEATNQLLDMNLHEESEKPVPAMEGGIRSESEHLQVTIGATVPTGFEPTAADEVREKLKSPCRISKDQGKIYFDIAVESLAQVHCLRSVDNLFVVVQEFKDYQFKNTKEEVLKDFEELAGKLPWSDPLKVWQINTSYKKKKLKRRKASQSAGQEKTNCGQGDKAEETGGKKLSRSTSESHILDYYENPAIKEEISTLVGDVLASCKDEIGECLREETEPQVQKFRVTCNRAGEKHFFTSNEAARDLGGSVQEYCKWKTDMTNFDVEVLLNIHDNEVIVGIALTEESLHRRNITHFGPTTLRSTLAYGMLRFFEPKPTDVIVDPMCGTGAIPIEGATEWSHCXHVAGDNNPLAVNRAANNISSLLTKRQIKDGKTSWGLPIDAVQWDICNLPLRTASVDIIVTDMPFGKRMGSKKRNWNLYPACLREMSRVCRPGTGRAVLLTQDKKCFTKALSGMGHLWRKVRMVWVNIGGLHAAVYLLKRTPQVFIHPSEQDGERHPPW; translated from the exons AGGTGGCATCAGAAGTGAGTCTGAGCATCTCCAGGTCACTATTGGAGCCACTGTACCCACTGGCTTTGAGCCAACTGCTGCAGATGAAGTGAGAGAGAAATTGAAGTCACCATGCAGAATCAGCAAAGACCAGGgcaaaatatattttgacattGCAGTGGAAAGTCTGGCTCAGGTTCATTGTCTGAGATCCGTTGATAACTTGTTTGTGGTTGTTCAGGAATTTAAAGATTACCAGTTcaaaaatacaaaggaagaagTTCTAAAGGACTTTGAAGAATTGGCTGGAAAGCTCCCATGGTCTGACCCTTTAAAAGTCTGGCAAATTAACACCAGTtacaagaagaagaaattaaagcgCAGAAAGGCAAGTCAGAGTGCAGGTCAAGAGAAGACCAATTGTGGACAAGGTGACAAAGCAGAAGAGACAGGTGGTAAGAAGCTTTCCAGAAGCACTTCTGAATCCCATATCTTGGACTATTATGAAAATCCAGCCATCAAAGAAGAAATATCAACCTTGGTGGGAGATGTCTTGGCCTCTTGCAAAGATGAGATTGGTGAATGCTTAAGAGAAGAAACTGAGCCTCAAGTACAAAAGTTTAGAGTCACCTGCaacagagcaggagagaaacATTTCTTTACCTCAAATGAGGCTGCAAGGGATTTGGGGGGTTCTGTTCAAGAGTATTGTAAGTGGAAAACTGATATGACCAACTTCGATGTAGAGGTTCTCCTGAACATCCATGATAATGAAGTCATTGTTGGCATTGCATTGACAGAGGAGAGTCTCCATCGCAGAAATATTACACATTTTGGACCAACAACTCTTAGGTCAACTCTTGCCTATGGGATGCTCAGGTTCTTTGAACCTAAACCTACTGATGTAATAGTGGATCCAATGTGTGGAACAGGGGCA ATACCAATAGAGGGTGCTACTGAGTGGTCTCACTGTTAACATGTTGCTGGGGACAACAACCCACTGGCAGTGAACAGAGCAGCAAATAATATCTCATCTCTATTGACTAAGAGACAGATTAAAGACGGAAAAACATCCTGGGGTTTGCCCATTGATGCTGTGCAATGGGATATATGCAACCTCCCACTGAGAACTGCTTCTGTGGATATTATTGTAACAGATATGCCATTTGGAAAAAGGATGGGCTCCAAGAAGAGAAATTGGAATCTATATCCAGCTTGCCTTCGGGAAATGAGCCGTGTCTGTAGACCAGGGACAGGCAGAGCTGTACTGCTTACTCAGGACAAGAAATGTTTTACCAAGGCATTATCTGGAATGGGACATTTGTGGCGAAAGGTCCGTATGGTCTGGGTGAATATCGGGGGCCTTCATGCTGCAGTTTATCTTCTAAAACGCACACCTCAAGTCTTTATTCATCCTTCAGAacaagatggagaaagacacccTCCTtggtaa